ttccatcgcaaagttataagagtttgttgttgtagcgaaataccagacgtcatattgtctgccgtcaacagggggcactgtttttgaaagtgaatattttcatataggcatcttcagggattgactatcatcaatcctagcaagtttggttcagattggaatagcattcgcaaagtggtagcagtttgttttttgtcgcaaatatctgactttgcagtgttgtcatggcaacactgttgaacaatttgttatcatattaggcacgcatcatctaccatgtgttttgaatgttttcccaaattttgagtttgatacaaggaaatttgttaaagttataagggaaattgtgaacttgtactttctgttaccaccaggtggcgctgtttccaaaatttacagtttttgcataggcatcttcagcaaaagcccatcatcgatcatcacaagtttggttaagatctgaccttcaatcgcaaagttataagagtttgttgtgtgttgcgaaataccagacttcctagtgtttgccaccaccaggaggcgatgttttcaaaatttacagtttttgcatagacatctttagcaagggcccatcatcgattgtcacttgtttggttaatatctgaccttccatggcaaagttataagagattgttgtgtgttgcgaggaatcgtgattttcgccaactttcctgaccttcttcttgttcgccgtgatacttaatgaaaagattttgatacctttggatcctcaacttgttcacagtgacctcacaaagtttcaaggtgatcccatgaaagctctatgacaagtgcgttcacataccattggtgcgaaatggccaaaatctgcaaaaatgtactttcaatccaagatggcggctttcccgttcgttttagagcataggctgctttgaattttttgaccgtcctgacctaaggaacgcgtgagtaccaagtttagtgcatgtacattaaacgtgctcctcaggaggacaagttttacgggttgtaagagtttcgccttttgttgtgaaaaatatgaatgaacgccaactttggcgccccctatctcaaaaccatgtgacattttaaaaaacttttaataactttagatcctcaacttattcacagtgacctcacccagtttgaaggtgatccctttaaagctctatgacaagtgcgttcacataccattggtgcgaaatggccaaaatctgcaaaaaatgtactttcaatccaaaatggcggctttcctgttcattttagagcttcggctacgctgacttttttgaccgtctggacctaacgaacgcgtgagtaccaagttttgtgcatgtacattcaacgtgctcctcaggaggacaagttttaagtgttgtaagagttttgccttttgttgtgaaaaatatgaatgaacaccaactttggcgccccctatctcgtacaccgagcgacattttaaaaagctttcaggaacttatgcttggcaacttgttcacagtgacctcaccaattttcaaggtgatcgcacaaaaactctaggacaagttcattcaaatatcaggtgtcatagtgtctgctgtcacaagggggcgctgtttttgaaagtgaatattttcatataagtgtcttcagggccggactatcatcaatcctagcaagtttggttcagattggactcagattcgcaaagttgtagcagtttgtttttttgtcacaaatatctgactttgcagtgttgctatggcaacaccgttgaaccatttgttatcataataagcacgcatcatctttcatgtgttttaaatgttgtcacaaattttgagtttgatacgattaactatgtaaaagttattaccgaaattgtgtatttgttgtattttctgttaccacaaggaggcgctgtgctaaaaatttacagtttttccacagacttcttcagcaatggtccatcatcaaccctaggtaatttggttgggaagtgaccttctatcgcaaagttataagagttttgttgcctgtggcgaaaaataaaaattttcaccaactttgccggcccctttctcgtacaccatgatacttattaaaaagtttttagcaactttagatcctcaacttgtccaaagtgacctcaccaagtttgaacgtgatcccatgtaagctctaggacaagttcgttcaaataccgatggtgcgaaatggccaaaatcggcaaaaaatgaactttcaatccaagatggcggctttcctgttcgttttagagcttaggcttgcctaggttttttgaccgtcccgacccaaggaacgcgtgtaccaagtttcgtgcatgtacattaaacatgctcctcaggacgacaagttttaggggctggagcagttatttgccccgcccactttcattttttaacgcacattcccggaaacactaataaacgtaaattttcaccaggtctgatgtgcttgcaaaaattggtgagttttggggcatgttcagggcctcaaaaaggcgattcatttagaggaaaaataataataataagaataatcttcgcagtttcaatagggttcttgcaaccaagttgctcgaaccctaataatcttcacagtttcaatagggttcttgcaaccttgttgctcgaaccctaataatgacaatgacatgataataataatgataatgataataatgataatacattttatttgtaacgCACTTTATATTCCAAAAAAATCGTGCTACAGAAGCAATCAaaaggagttaaaaaaaacaacaacaatccagAGTAACAAGAAAcagtagtaaaaataaaaaacaattacagattaaaggatttaaaaaaaaaaaggtttttagaCCCTTTTTAAAGCGGTCAGCCGTCTGTGGGGCCCTCAGGTGTTCCACAGTTGAGGAGCAGAAGGCTCGGTCTCCAAGTGTGCGGGTTTTAGTCCTGGGGGGGAGAAGTCTGTAACTGTTGGTGGAGCGTAGTGAGCGTGCTGAGAAGATCTTGAAGGTACTGGGGGGCGTTACCGTGGAGGGAGACTTTCTATCTCTTCATCTCCTGAGCCAACGTGAcgtcacagagaaaacaacttCAGCAAGAACTCACCCTGAAGCTGATTTAAAGAGTCAAACACTGTCAGGCACAGTTCAGGTATgtacgtttgtaaaccactcactctcccacaccaaagcccagagagaaaatcagtgattttaacatcacacacacaggagttgctgatccatcactaagttctaatgtctgattttgtcacttcagtgtttgaaatcctttgttgaGATCGAGTCAGTGACATAAAgcgaccacacggggcagcagaggaccagcagctcctgtgtccccgtcagctaaaatcactgattttctctctgggctttggtgtgggagagtgagtggtttacaaacttcagtttcctgttggaaacgtctgtctgacagtgagataaagacgtggacgtgTGGCGTAGATTTAAAGTGACGCAGATGAGACGATCAGATTTTAATTCAGTCATAAGAAAACTCATAACCACacttcctttgttttatttaggtTCCACTTCAGTGACActctttacattttattttttacaaagatTAACGTAAACATGACTCATCAGAAACAGTCAGAACGCTGGAAATCTGGCACACTTTTGTTTTAACCTGTTGAGCCCACAGTGACGTGACCTCGgccggggtcagaggtcacgggCTCCTGCTTTGGAAGCAGATATTTGACGGCCCAGTGCAGCAAAGACTTGGACACCGTGAAGCCACTGAAGTCCTGCAGGTTCTGTCCGGTCACCTGGTACGTGTAGGAGAACGGTCTGCCGCTGctgtgcatgctgggagttttcctccacatgctgctcacactgtggCCGTTTCTGTGGCTGCCGCCGTCTTCTGAGCCTGCCTGCGTGTCAACGAGCCAAGATGGCGGCTCCACGCTGGTCTGAGCTTCAGCTGCAGCCtcacttctcttcctcttcgCCTTTCTGTGTGTGGTCTCCTCACACGTCTCCTGGTCTGAAGCAGAAGGCTTGCCTGCAGGGGGCGACACCTCCGCGGGTTCCGGTGGACTCATGAAAGGCAACGCCAAAGAAGCAGGCGTGGAGACGGGGCCGGTGGAATGTGGTGGTTTCTGGTACGGCGGGAAGTCGCTAAAGTCTTTGCTCTGCGCTGACGTCGGCTGGGATTCCTTGGCGATGTGGACAGGAAGCCGAGCGCTGGTTGCCGTGACGGCGTGACCGGGTCTGGATTTAGCTTCAGCATTTGTTGTTGAGGCGTCTGGTGAAgcctcagaggaggaggacgtgcACGGTGGGGGGAAAATGTCCCAGGGATTTGACAAAAGTGTGACATCGCTCTCAATCACGTGCCGCGTCACGTCGTCCACAGGAAGAGGCGGGATCTCGTCTGCACCACAgactctctctgcagctgccgGTGCAGGTATTCGCCACGCTGCGACATCTACGGACAGCGGTGCGGGTTCTGGACGTGAATGTGTGCGCGTGTCCACGGTGTGCGACGACGTCCGTGGCTGCCGAGCTCCGTCCTCTGGGACGAGGAGACACTTCACGGGGACAGTGAAGCGCTCCACTCCTTTAAATCTGAGCCTGTCCACGTCCCAGCCCGTGGCGGCGAGAGTCGGCAGTGGCGCGTACGAGGAGGTGGAGGGCTGCGGGCTCACAGAGCCCCCACCTGCCACCGCCAGCCTGTCCCGCACGTCGTCCAGCACGGCCTGGACACAGTCGTGCTGCCACTCGCCGAGCAGCTCGGACAGATCAAACCCACACTGACTCCTCTGAGACTCTGGCTCCGCCTCCTCACTCAGTAGCGCCCGCCACGTCTCGCAGATCTTCAGCCGCACAGAGGACGCGGTCGTGCAGCACGGCGTGTTGTCTCTGACCGGACCGGCGGCGGTCGTGGCGAGCTCTCCCACCGAGAGGAAGAAGCGGCACCTGGTCTGCTCGGACGTCATGTGGAACCGGAGCTGGTAGTCGTGGATGCACGCAGTGGCGTTGAGGAGGCTGGCGAAACACTCGcggtcctcctgctcctgcagacGCTCCCAGGCCGCGGCGGTGAGGACGGCGGGGATCTGGAGGAAACCGTCCGACAGGAAGAGGAGCCCAGTGAGGCCGTCAGAGTTCTGAGCCTGAGACTGAGACATCTCACCCACACCGATGACGTGAGCCTTCAGCCGCCcgcccctcccctcctcctcctgctcccggCTGCTGTAGCTCAGGATCAGCTTCTCTATCCATGGAGACAACTGGTTTCGAGGAGGTCGGGGCATGTTTGAAGTCCTGAACTGTGTCTCCACTAAACCGCCACAACATCTGCACACCAGCTGCAGAGCAAATCAAGCACATCATACAAAGAGTTTATGCTTCTTTACTGTATTCACCTGTTTTGTGGGAGCATTTAAATTGGATTAAGATTTTTACAAAATCTGCTTTGTCATTATTCActttcttaaatttgaatattttctactttctgtcatttttcaccttcttaaatttgaatattttctactttctgtcattttcaccttaaatttaaatattttctactttctgtcatttttcaccttcttaaatttgaatattttctactttctgtcatttttcaccttcttaaatttaaatattttctacttactgtcatttttcagctcttaaatgtgaatattttctactttctgtcatttttcttatatttgaatattttatttctgtcattttcagcttcttaaatttgaatattttctactttctaaagtgaatattttctactttctgtcatttttcaccttcttaaatttaaatattttctactttctgtcatttttcagcttcttaaatgtgaatattttctattttctgtcattttcagcttcttaaatgtgaatattttctattttctgtcatttttcagcttcttaaatgtgaatgttttctactttctgtcatttttcaccttcttaaattgaatattttctactttctgtcattttccagcttcttaaatgtgaatattttctactttctgtcatttttcagcttcttaaatatgaatattttctactttctgtcatttttacctacttaaatgtgaatattttctactttctgtcattttaccttcttaaaatttaatattttctactttctgtcatttttcagcttcttaaatttgaatattttctactttctgtcatttttcagcttcttaaatttgaatatgttctactgtctttgcttcataaaacaaaataaatcattcaaactgaatcattttgtttgtttgtggacaaaaccaagacattagagaacatTTCTACATCATATTCATTTTAGTCATGAGAAATAAATAAGTTGATCAAACCTGTTAAATTAAGAGAATAAATCACATGCCATAAATGATCAGAGATATTAAATGCATAATTATTGCTGTAACTAACGATTAAATTTATGATAAAATCATTTGTCCACTATTTTCTGGGTTAAAACGGCAGAAAGAAGTggcatttaagaagctgaaaatcacagaaactggtataagttattattaaaaaacacacaccaattaatcgattaccaaaatagttgacaattccaAACCAAACAACTCATGGAATAATCCAGAAAGTTGTTAACTGTAGCCTTAGACCTTACAGTTTTTGGTTGTGGTCGATGTTTACGGTGGTGAATAAAAATATCGACTCCACTATAGCGGGCAACTGCAGCGTTACTGATTTACACGTACTCAACGTAGACATTAAACTTTACACGTACTCAACGTAGACATCAAACTTTACACGTAGTTTTTAAACTAGCTTATCTTGAACTTCTTACCTTTGAATAAAGCTCAGGAAACCGAGACCATGTTGACGTTTACTCACAGTTATGGCGGCGGCAGTTTTAACTTAAAGTCAACTAGAGAAAACAACGACACGAGGAAGTTggggcttcaaaataaaagtcgcCACATTCACTATATTATTGCATGTGCATCTCAACGAGTCGCTCACTCGCGGTAAGTCACGGCAAGGGTCTTACCGGAAGTACCGTTCGGCGGGATTCTCGTTGGCTTGCTCTCGCTCACTGTTTGATTTTTCGGGCTATATTCCGCTTTGCTTAGCCCTCGTCTCTTACATTCACTCAGAAAAGTAGAACAAGAACAAGTTTCTGTCTCACGCGAgctttattttgtgactttgttcGCGCACAGGTGGCTCCTAAAAGTATTGGAACATTGTTTACAGGGGACACCGTTTCCGTGTTACCGGTGAGGCGTTCAAGACCATCTGAATTCTGTAACGTAAAAATAATAAGAGGCGTGTAAAGTTGTTGCCTTTGTTATTGCATGAGTGTTGGCGTCACTATGGTGTCTTCTGTGAATCTACTCATTTTttgtacattgttttatttattaattctgttcattttattcCCGGACGACACGGGCGTTTGTACATTCAAAACACGCGCCAGTGAACGCAGCACGAATACATGTCTTAGCTCCGTGTTACATTCACGCCTCGAGTGATTCACGTCTCTAAAGACGAGGAAACGCAGCCCGAACGTGTCAGATTTGACACTATTTGTAAAGGCAGTCTCACGGTAAGACCCCTTtaacttgacattttaaataagcaaacaaaaaaacagctgcgAGTCCTTGTAAACACGGACATGTCACTCTCGCACTCCCCGTTCGTGTTTGACAGTGGTTTAGTTAAAAACGGCCTATTAATGCGAGCTCCTTCGTTTACAACTGTCTCGCTACCAGCTCGGTTTCTACGCCAGCAGCGGCACCAATTCATATTCACAAACATGTTCAGTTCAAGGTGGCTAATTCTCACCAGAACCATTGCAGGCTAGCCAAACACGTAGCTAACAAACCAGCTTTTAACTTGTCATCTATTGACGAAATACATGCTTATGTTGTCATTTGTTGAAGCGGAATTGAATTGAAGCGTTACTAACTAAAAAGTGTGTTATCTCTAGCCCAGGTTTGTTGGTGAGCAGTAGATCctaaaagtgacacatttttaaaggggGTTCGGTTTTCGGTGTTGTATGTGTACAGGAGGGGACGAGTGCTTTTCGGGCTGACATGCCCGATTCTGGATCCAAGTTTTCGGACCCTCAGCATTCACAGAGACTGCTCCAGGTTCTTCGCACCTTCTGGCAGGAGCAGAGTTTCCACGATGCCCTGCTGGTTGTCGATGGGGAGGAGCTTCCTGTCCAGAAAAACATCCTGGCTGCTGCGAGCCCTTACATCAGGTCAGGACATCAACCACTGACCATCAGTGATCATTTACCCTGGTATTTGAGCACATAGTTATTTGTGAAAGCGAGCATGGGTGTGTCCACTTTCTGCTGGAATGACAGAAGAGCTGCCAGAGTTTCCATTTTTGATTTCTTCCCGTCAGGACCAAGCTGAACTACAACCCTCCAAAGGAAGATGGGTCTACATACAGGATCGAGTTGCAGGGCGTCTCCATGGACACCATGAAACAAATCCTCGACTTCATCTTCAGCGGTGAAGTGAGTGTGgagagtttttgtttgttttgtttttaggtgCAAGGTGTGGTCAGAACAAGTTATTGTTTCCTGCCCATCATGTACCACAGGGCTCTGTGTTAGGCCCTCTATTATTTACGAATTAGATAAACTCAATCTCAGATGGAATGTGTTGGatgctattttttattttttatgcagATGTTACATAATGCTGTGTACAGGCGGCTGAAATCTGACTAAAGgctctgtgtgtgacacacaacaGGCTACACAACTGCATTTCAAACTTGCTCTTATAGTTGTAGTTATAGTGGTATAGCTGATAGTTcatgtgaaaacatggctgcccgCAGAGatgcaaggaaaaaaaagagttcagcCACTTTACTAAACATTCACCAATACAATCTATGTCTGCTTATGTCTATGATGCTTTAATAATGCTTTATCCAGCTGTCAGACATGTTAAACCTATAGCATTATAAGACTATTATAACATGAatgtgaagtttgtaaaccactcactctcccacaccaaagcccatagagaaaatcagtgattttagctggtagggactcaggagctgctggtcctctgctgcctcgtgtggtcactttgtgtcactgaggtcaatctgaacaaaggattttaaaagctgaaaccataaaataagacattagaacttggtgatggaggcagcagtggatcaacaactcctgtgtactGTGATGTTAAGATCACtttttcaatggactttggtgtgggagagtgagtggtttataaactgtctcacagtgagttaaagacgtgaacatgttcttacgGCTGACACTTCagaacctcatacaaccacagcAGAACTAACCCTTTCATCTCAACGGGACTTTcctgtttaaataaaagttgtgtGTGCTCCCTTCACCCACAGATCACTCTGAGTGAAGACACCATCCAGGACATGGTGCAGGCGTCTGACCTGCTCCTCATGACCGACCTCAAGCTGCTGTGTTGTCAGTTCTTAGAGAGCTGCATCACTGCAGAGAACTGCCTCGGCATCCGCCTCTTCTCCCTCCACTACTGCCTGTACCACGTCCACTATGCCGCCACGGAGTTCCTGCAGACGCACTTTCGCGACGTGGCGCTCACAGAGGAGTTCAGGGAGCTTCCGCCGGAGCGGCTCTGCGAGGTGCTCGCCATGGAGAAGCTGAACGTGGGCAACGAGAAGTACGTGCTGGAGGCTGTGGTGCGGTGGTTGGCACATGACCCACAGGACCGTAAGGTGAGTGGCCATGATGAAAAATGACTGATGtaaagttaaaaatgtttgtttattgtatgatgatttaaaaaagagcTTCTTGCTCAAACATGAACGTTGTTCCATGTGTTTGCAGGTGCACCTGAAGGAAGTGATGTCAGCTGTATGGCTGCAGGGCCTGGACGCCAGCTACCTGAGAGAGCAGGTACTCCACCTGCGACATTAAACCTGTGGTAATCATCgttgttaaagaaaaaatcCACCTAATGATGTTTGCTGGAAAAGCAAcacgtccacgtctttatctcactgtgagactgaagtttgtaaaccactcactctgacacaccaaaaaaaattattttaacatcacagcacacaggagttgttgatccattgctgcctcgtatggtcactttgtgtcactgagtacggtggcctggaagtgcaaactagtattacaaaacttgaaacaaatttaTATAATGCAAAACACTTTTTGAAATCCTGAAACAGTTTGTCATGAATGTATTattaagaactggatagagctctgCCCCTTTGGCTCTGCTCATTCCTATGGAGTCGCTCACACAGCGCATATGTCGAAAAGTTCAAGTAGGTCTCGTTGCAgactcatgatcatattattgaGCTCGCCAGACCATGTGACCAACATGTAATGCATTCTGGGAGTAAAGGCAAAATGCCGGTAGTCCGGCTGTTTACTTCTTTGTTTAGCTGctggaacaataacaacatgttaAAAGTAGATTTATAATTCCAGATTATTTcactctaattcatgtgttcatcacatttatcagaaaCTTTATGAGAAGATAgtgttcataaagttactgaagtcaatctgaacaaattaTTTTAGTGGCAAAATAAGatattagaacttagtgatggatcaacaactcctgtgtgtgtgtgtgtgtgtgtgtgtgtgtgatgttaaaatcactggttttctctatgaggtttggtgtgggagagtgagtggtttacaaacatctgtctcacagtgagataaagacgtcgtAGACTTCTTCGTGAGCCTTTTGTCTAAAACTGTCCTGTGATGCCTGGGCTGGCAGCTGTTATTCAAAcaacaaccacacttaaaaaaggtctcttttttttttaaatcaacagttGCAAGTTACCGTGggtacagaaagtattcacTCTTTGTTAAtgtgcagccatttgctaaaatcattGAAGTAgatgtttttcctcattcatgtacacacagcacatcactttgacacaaaaacactaaaaatttATTAAAGAACAACAACTGAAATATCaaatggtcataagtattcagagcctttgctcagtattgagtagcaGCACAGTTTTGAGCTAATACAGTCATGAGTCTtgttgggaatgatgcaacaagtgtttcacacctggatttggggatcctctcCAGGTCTGTCAGGTTGAtggacagccattttcaggtctctccagagatgctcaactCAAGAGTCACGGAGTAGTTTCTAAACCACTCCTTTGTCGTTTTAGCTGTGCGCTTAGAGTCATGGTCTTGTTGAA
The window above is part of the Solea senegalensis isolate Sse05_10M unplaced genomic scaffold, IFAPA_SoseM_1 scf7180000013991, whole genome shotgun sequence genome. Proteins encoded here:
- the LOC122760731 gene encoding uncharacterized protein LOC122760731 isoform X2 yields the protein MPRPPRNQLSPWIEKLILSYSSREQEEEGRGGRLKAHVIGVGEMSQSQAQNSDGLTGLLFLSDGFLQIPAVLTAAAWERLQEQEDRECFASLLNATACIHDYQLRFHMTSEQTRCRFFLSVGELATTAAGPVRDNTPCCTTASSVRLKICETWRALLSEEAEPESQRSQCGFDLSELLGEWQHDCVQAVLDDVRDRLAVAGGGSVSPQPSTSSYAPLPTLAATGWDVDRLRFKGVERFTVPVKCLLVPEDGARQPRTSSHTVDTRTHSRPEPAAAERVCGADEIPPLPVDDVTRHVIESDVTLLSNPWDIFPPPCTSSSSEASPDASTTNAEAKSRPGHAVTATSARLPVHIAKESQPTSAQSKDFSDFPPYQKPPHSTGPVSTPASLALPFMSPPEPAEVSPPAGKPSASDQETCEETTHRKAKRKRSEAAAEAQTSVEPPSWLVDTQAGSEDGGSHRNGHSVSSMWRKTPSMHSSGRPFSYTYQVTGQNLQDFSGFTVSKSLLHWAVKYLLPKQEPVTSDPGRGHVTVGSTG
- the LOC122760731 gene encoding uncharacterized protein LOC122760731 isoform X1 — protein: MPRPPRNQLSPWIEKLILSYSSREQEEEGRGGRLKAHVIGVGEMSQSQAQNSDGLTGLLFLSDGFLQIPAVLTAAAWERLQEQEDRECFASLLNATACIHDYQLRFHMTSEQTRCRFFLSVGELATTAAGPVRDNTPCCTTASSVRLKICETWRALLSEEAEPESQRSQCGFDLSELLGEWQHDCVQAVLDDVRDRLAVAGGGSVSPQPSTSSYAPLPTLAATGWDVDRLRFKGVERFTVPVKCLLVPEDGARQPRTSSHTVDTRTHSRPEPAPLSVDVAAWRIPAPAAAERVCGADEIPPLPVDDVTRHVIESDVTLLSNPWDIFPPPCTSSSSEASPDASTTNAEAKSRPGHAVTATSARLPVHIAKESQPTSAQSKDFSDFPPYQKPPHSTGPVSTPASLALPFMSPPEPAEVSPPAGKPSASDQETCEETTHRKAKRKRSEAAAEAQTSVEPPSWLVDTQAGSEDGGSHRNGHSVSSMWRKTPSMHSSGRPFSYTYQVTGQNLQDFSGFTVSKSLLHWAVKYLLPKQEPVTSDPGRGHVTVGSTG